Proteins co-encoded in one Actinomadura luteofluorescens genomic window:
- a CDS encoding anti-sigma factor family protein, translated as MSSQVEHTDVGAYALGLLEEGDRLAFEAHLRGCGACQAELRELSGAAGALSGLSPAAGPIPDGAGWEGGGDPSAPPAPVIDMMRRRRHADRRFRRGAYLAGTAAAAAALAAGIGIGTAVNDEAPPPKPPVAQPLTGQRFHAANASTGASGTVALVDKGWGTQVGLELRGIRGPLKCHLEAVSRTGERSVVAGWSVPDKGYGVPGQPKPLVLQGGTGLSRQQIGHFEVRLDDGGTLLTIPL; from the coding sequence ATGAGTTCCCAGGTCGAGCACACCGATGTCGGCGCGTACGCGCTGGGCCTTCTCGAAGAGGGCGACCGGCTGGCGTTCGAGGCGCATCTGCGGGGATGCGGGGCCTGCCAGGCCGAGCTGAGGGAGCTGTCCGGTGCGGCCGGCGCCCTGTCCGGGCTGTCGCCCGCCGCCGGGCCGATTCCGGACGGGGCCGGATGGGAGGGCGGCGGCGATCCGTCCGCGCCCCCGGCGCCGGTGATCGACATGATGCGGCGCAGGCGGCATGCCGACCGGCGGTTCAGGCGCGGCGCCTACCTGGCCGGCACGGCCGCGGCGGCCGCGGCGCTGGCCGCGGGCATCGGCATCGGGACGGCCGTGAACGACGAGGCCCCGCCGCCGAAGCCGCCCGTGGCGCAGCCCCTCACCGGCCAGCGGTTCCACGCCGCGAACGCGAGCACCGGCGCGTCCGGCACGGTCGCGCTGGTCGACAAGGGCTGGGGCACGCAGGTCGGGCTGGAGCTGCGCGGGATCCGCGGGCCGCTGAAGTGCCACCTGGAGGCCGTCTCGCGGACCGGCGAGCGCAGCGTCGTCGCGGGGTGGAGCGTCCCCGACAAGGGCTACGGCGTCCCGGGCCAGCCCAAGCCCCTCGTCCTGCAGGGCGGGACCGGGCTCAGCCGCCAGCAGATCGGCCACTTCGAGGTCCGCCTCGACGACGGCGGAACGCTCCTGACGATTCCCCTCTGA
- a CDS encoding sigma-70 family RNA polymerase sigma factor: MAAELYREYHRPLLAFVLRLTGGDRPWAEDVVQETMIRAWRSADRLDDRTSSLMPWLATVSRRIVIDNRRQREVRPPEVGDGPLENLPMADEMDALLRKVVVTEALESLSPAHRQALTETVLRDRTVNQAAEHLGIPVGTVKSRVYYALRALRVALEERGVTS; encoded by the coding sequence ATGGCGGCCGAGCTGTACCGCGAGTACCATCGGCCGCTCCTCGCGTTCGTCCTGCGGCTGACGGGCGGCGACCGCCCGTGGGCCGAGGACGTGGTGCAGGAGACCATGATCCGGGCATGGCGCAGCGCGGACCGGCTCGACGACCGGACGTCCTCGCTGATGCCGTGGCTGGCCACGGTCTCCCGGCGTATCGTGATCGACAACCGGCGGCAGCGCGAGGTCAGGCCGCCGGAGGTCGGCGACGGGCCCCTGGAGAACCTCCCGATGGCGGACGAGATGGACGCGCTGCTGCGCAAGGTCGTGGTGACCGAGGCGCTGGAGTCGCTCTCCCCCGCGCACCGTCAGGCGCTGACGGAGACGGTGCTGCGCGACCGGACGGTGAACCAGGCCGCCGAACACCTCGGCATCCCGGTGGGGACGGTCAAGTCCCGCGTCTACTACGCGTTGCGCGCCTTGCGGGTCGCCTTGGAGGAGAGGGGGGTCACGTCATGA
- a CDS encoding FAD-binding oxidoreductase — protein sequence MERRAMLKAAALGGLGGLGVAGCSDEGPPPRRRPRARPKPTGPADWNALERGLDGKLVRPSDASYGEARRLYIPRYDRVRPAGIAYCETPQDVAECVAFATVKRMPVAVRCGGHSYAGWSTGTGLVIDVSPMDAVNRDGDRAAVGAGTRLIDLYDELGDGGVSVPSGSCPTVGVAGLTLGGGLGVTSRAYGLSCDVLESVDVVTADGRVLTCDARRNPDLFWACRGGGGGNFGVAVAFTFRTHEVGDVTPFSMRWPWRKAADAVRGWQRWAPAAPGEVWTSLHLDTNPDQGVPDIEVTGLALAGAGGHMERLTAAIGTDPASTTAQSRPYMDAMKFMGGCAGQSVEQCHGQGALPGQRPGGAFPRTEYSGKSHIAYRPLPDDAIGALLDRFEKGNGVRNRSVLMDAMGAAIARVGPGDTAFPHRKGLFCVQYLAPDDAWLSATHTAMEPHLGGAAYVNYIDAELHDWAHAYYGPNLDRLRKVKAAHDPGRLFRFPQAV from the coding sequence ATGGAGCGGCGAGCGATGCTGAAGGCGGCGGCCCTGGGCGGGCTCGGCGGGCTCGGCGTCGCCGGGTGCTCCGATGAGGGGCCGCCCCCGCGGAGGCGGCCGCGCGCGAGGCCGAAGCCGACCGGGCCCGCCGACTGGAACGCCCTGGAACGCGGCCTCGACGGGAAGCTGGTCCGCCCGTCCGACGCGTCCTACGGCGAGGCGAGGCGCCTCTACATCCCGCGCTACGACCGTGTCCGCCCGGCCGGCATCGCCTACTGCGAGACCCCGCAGGACGTCGCGGAATGCGTGGCGTTCGCGACGGTGAAGCGGATGCCGGTGGCGGTGCGGTGCGGCGGGCACAGCTACGCGGGCTGGTCGACGGGCACGGGCCTCGTGATCGACGTCTCCCCCATGGACGCCGTGAATCGCGACGGCGACCGCGCGGCCGTCGGGGCCGGGACCAGGCTGATCGATCTCTACGACGAGCTCGGCGACGGCGGGGTGAGCGTCCCGTCCGGGAGCTGCCCCACGGTCGGCGTCGCGGGGCTGACGCTCGGCGGCGGCCTGGGCGTGACGTCCCGCGCGTACGGGCTGTCGTGCGACGTCCTGGAGTCGGTCGACGTCGTCACGGCGGACGGGCGGGTCCTGACCTGCGACGCGCGGCGGAACCCGGACCTGTTCTGGGCGTGCAGGGGCGGGGGCGGCGGCAACTTCGGCGTCGCGGTGGCGTTCACGTTCCGGACGCACGAGGTCGGGGACGTGACGCCGTTCAGCATGCGATGGCCCTGGCGGAAGGCCGCCGACGCGGTGCGCGGCTGGCAGCGCTGGGCACCGGCGGCGCCCGGCGAGGTCTGGACGAGCCTGCACCTGGACACCAACCCCGATCAGGGCGTCCCGGACATCGAGGTGACGGGCCTCGCGCTCGCCGGAGCCGGCGGCCACATGGAGCGCCTGACGGCCGCGATCGGCACGGACCCCGCCTCCACCACCGCCCAGAGCCGCCCCTACATGGACGCGATGAAGTTCATGGGCGGCTGCGCCGGGCAGTCCGTCGAGCAGTGCCACGGGCAGGGCGCCCTGCCTGGGCAGCGCCCCGGCGGCGCCTTCCCCCGCACCGAGTACTCAGGGAAGTCCCACATCGCCTACCGGCCGCTGCCCGATGACGCGATCGGCGCCCTGCTCGACCGGTTCGAGAAGGGCAACGGCGTCCGGAACCGGTCGGTGCTGATGGACGCGATGGGCGCCGCGATCGCGCGCGTCGGGCCGGGCGACACCGCCTTCCCGCACCGCAAGGGGCTTTTCTGCGTCCAGTACCTCGCGCCCGACGACGCCTGGCTCTCCGCGACGCACACCGCGATGGAGCCCCACCTGGGCGGCGCGGCCTACGTGAACTACATCGACGCGGAGCTGCACGACTGGGCGCACGCCTACTACGGCCCCAACCTGGACCGGCTCAGGAAGGTGAAGGCCGCCCACGACCCCGGGCGCCTGTTCCGCTTCCCGCAGGCGGTCTAG
- the hisN gene encoding histidinol-phosphatase codes for MAGYSDDLRLAHVLADGADDITTKRFRALDLDVETKPDLTPVSDADRSVEEQIRGTLKRARPRDAVLGEEYGRTGYGNRCWIIDPIDATKNFVRGVPVWATLIALMENDEIVVGVVSAPALNRRWWAARGGGAWTGRSLTRATRMNVSSVGDLSDASLSFSSLSGWEEQDRLPRFLELTRSVWRTRAFGDFWSHMMVAEGAVDISTEPEVSLWDLAALQVIVEEAGGMFTDLSGVPGPDGGSVVCTNGKLHAEVLRTLGGGQLSLRI; via the coding sequence GTGGCGGGCTATTCCGATGACCTGCGTCTCGCGCATGTGCTGGCGGACGGGGCCGACGACATCACGACCAAGCGCTTCCGCGCGCTCGATCTCGACGTCGAGACCAAGCCGGACCTGACGCCGGTCAGCGACGCCGACCGCAGCGTGGAGGAGCAGATCCGCGGCACGCTCAAGCGGGCCCGCCCGCGCGACGCCGTGCTCGGCGAGGAGTACGGCAGGACCGGGTACGGCAACCGCTGCTGGATCATCGACCCGATCGACGCGACGAAGAACTTCGTGCGCGGCGTCCCGGTGTGGGCCACGCTGATCGCGCTGATGGAGAACGACGAGATCGTCGTCGGTGTGGTGTCGGCGCCCGCGCTGAACCGCCGCTGGTGGGCGGCCCGCGGCGGCGGCGCCTGGACGGGCCGCAGCCTCACCCGCGCGACCCGGATGAACGTGTCGTCGGTGGGCGATCTCTCGGACGCGTCCCTGTCGTTCTCCAGCCTGAGCGGCTGGGAGGAGCAGGACCGGCTGCCCCGGTTCCTCGAACTGACCCGCTCGGTGTGGCGGACGCGGGCGTTCGGCGACTTCTGGTCGCACATGATGGTCGCCGAGGGCGCGGTCGACATCTCCACCGAGCCCGAGGTGTCCCTGTGGGACCTCGCCGCCCTCCAGGTCATCGTGGAGGAGGCGGGCGGCATGTTCACCGACCTCTCGGGCGTGCCCGGCCCGGACGGCGGCAGCGTCGTCTGCACCAACGGCAAGCTGCACGCGGAGGTCCTCCGCACCCTCGGCGGCGGCCAGCTGTCCCTGCGCATCTGA
- the rsgA gene encoding ribosome small subunit-dependent GTPase A, with protein MARKHDYDEDDVRVRPGRRGSRPRTRRRPAHEDASPGLVTAVDRGRYRCLADPGTDGERAVTAMRARELGRKGVVVGDRVALVGDVTGAQDTLARIVRVEPRTSALRRTADDTDPFERIIVANADNLVIVTALADPEPRPRMIDRQLVAAYDAGMAPLLCLTKADLAPPDALVAEYAPLGVPYVVTERGGDLGELRARLTGRTSVLVGHSGVGKSTLVNALVPDAERAVSHVNAVTGRGRHTSSSALALELPGGDGWIIDTPGVRSFGLAHVDVENVLGAFDDLAEGAAERCPPRCDHLQDDCGLDSWVEEGHASRARLDSLRRLLASREGEPE; from the coding sequence CTGGCACGCAAACACGACTACGACGAGGACGACGTCCGGGTGCGGCCCGGGCGCCGCGGGTCGCGGCCGCGCACGCGCCGCCGTCCCGCGCACGAGGACGCCTCGCCCGGGCTCGTGACGGCGGTGGACCGCGGCCGGTACCGGTGCCTCGCCGACCCCGGCACCGACGGCGAGCGCGCCGTCACCGCGATGCGGGCCCGCGAGCTCGGCCGCAAGGGCGTCGTCGTGGGCGACCGCGTCGCGCTGGTCGGGGACGTCACCGGCGCGCAGGACACCCTGGCCCGGATCGTCCGGGTCGAGCCGCGCACCTCGGCGCTGCGCCGCACCGCCGACGACACCGACCCGTTCGAGCGGATCATCGTCGCGAACGCCGACAACCTCGTCATCGTGACGGCGCTGGCCGATCCCGAGCCGCGCCCCCGCATGATCGACCGGCAGCTCGTCGCCGCCTACGACGCCGGCATGGCCCCCCTGCTCTGCCTCACCAAGGCCGACCTCGCCCCGCCCGACGCCCTGGTAGCCGAGTACGCGCCGCTCGGCGTCCCCTACGTCGTGACCGAGCGCGGCGGCGACCTCGGCGAGCTGCGCGCCCGCCTCACCGGCCGCACGAGCGTGCTCGTCGGCCACTCCGGCGTCGGCAAGTCGACGCTGGTGAACGCCCTGGTCCCGGACGCCGAGCGCGCGGTGAGCCACGTCAACGCCGTCACCGGCCGGGGCCGGCACACCTCCTCCTCGGCGCTCGCGCTGGAGCTGCCCGGCGGGGACGGCTGGATCATCGACACCCCGGGCGTGCGCAGCTTCGGCCTCGCGCACGTCGACGTGGAGAACGTGCTCGGCGCGTTCGACGACCTCGCCGAGGGCGCCGCGGAGCGCTGCCCGCCCCGCTGCGACCACCTCCAGGACGACTGCGGCCTGGACTCCTGGGTCGAGGAGGGCCACGCCAGCCGGGCGCGTCTGGACTCCCTGCGCCGCCTCCTCGCCAGCCGCGAGGGCGAGCCCGAATAG
- a CDS encoding carboxylesterase/lipase family protein produces the protein MVAVVQTSYGKVRGLAQDGVTAFLGIPYAAPPFGANRFQAPRPPEPWGGVRDAVEYGPTAPKPGYPKVFAALLPDPEIPGDDCLNLNVWTPRLPDGAGPGLPVMVWIHGGAFRNGSGAVPIYSGRNFARDGVVCVTINYRLGVEGFAHLPGALPNRGLLDQIAALEWVRDNIAAFGGDPARVTVFGESAGAMSVTTLLSLDLGLFHRAVAQSGAGSIAQDPADALLVTKEMAARLGVEPTAEAFAALDPAAVIPVQNAVAAEVAALPDPGRWGATTAAGGMALTPVLDGELIRRRPEDAIAAGAGRDVDLLIGYTTEEFRLFLMPTGIAAGLNDELVGAVAAGMGVPPGLPAAYRAHHPDMASGELLAAIITDSLFRVPAHRAAAGHADSGGRTWMYEFAWRSPNHDLGACHALELGFVFDNLTAETEGLAGPNPPQALADRMHRAWTRFAVDGDPGWEPFTPPSRAVMVFDAPADEIVRDPNSRDRKLWE, from the coding sequence ATGGTGGCGGTCGTGCAGACGTCCTATGGGAAGGTCCGCGGGCTGGCGCAGGACGGCGTTACCGCCTTCCTCGGCATTCCTTACGCCGCGCCGCCGTTCGGGGCGAACCGCTTTCAGGCCCCGCGTCCGCCCGAGCCCTGGGGCGGTGTCCGCGACGCCGTCGAGTACGGGCCGACCGCGCCCAAGCCCGGCTACCCCAAGGTGTTCGCCGCGCTCCTGCCCGATCCCGAGATCCCGGGCGACGACTGCCTCAACCTGAACGTGTGGACTCCCCGGCTCCCGGACGGCGCCGGACCGGGCCTCCCGGTGATGGTGTGGATCCACGGCGGCGCGTTCCGGAACGGGTCGGGCGCCGTCCCCATCTACAGCGGCCGCAACTTCGCCCGCGACGGCGTCGTCTGCGTGACGATCAACTACCGGCTCGGCGTCGAGGGCTTCGCGCACCTGCCCGGCGCCCTGCCCAACCGCGGGCTGCTCGACCAGATCGCCGCGCTGGAATGGGTCCGCGACAACATCGCCGCGTTCGGCGGCGACCCCGCCCGGGTGACGGTGTTCGGGGAGTCTGCGGGCGCGATGAGCGTCACCACGCTGCTCTCCCTCGACCTCGGCCTCTTCCACCGCGCCGTCGCGCAGAGCGGCGCGGGCAGCATCGCCCAGGACCCCGCCGACGCCCTCCTCGTCACCAAGGAGATGGCGGCCCGGCTCGGCGTCGAGCCCACCGCCGAGGCGTTCGCCGCGCTCGATCCGGCCGCGGTCATTCCCGTCCAGAACGCCGTCGCCGCCGAGGTCGCGGCGCTGCCCGACCCCGGCCGCTGGGGCGCCACCACCGCCGCGGGCGGCATGGCGCTGACCCCGGTCCTGGACGGCGAGCTGATCAGGCGGCGCCCCGAGGACGCCATCGCCGCCGGCGCCGGACGGGACGTGGACCTGCTCATCGGCTACACCACCGAGGAGTTCCGGCTCTTCCTGATGCCCACCGGGATCGCCGCCGGCCTCAACGACGAACTGGTCGGCGCCGTCGCCGCGGGCATGGGCGTCCCGCCGGGGCTGCCCGCCGCCTACCGCGCCCACCACCCGGACATGGCGTCCGGCGAGCTGCTCGCGGCGATCATCACCGACAGCCTGTTCCGCGTCCCCGCGCACCGCGCCGCCGCCGGGCACGCCGACTCCGGCGGCCGCACCTGGATGTACGAGTTCGCGTGGCGGTCGCCGAACCACGACCTCGGCGCGTGCCACGCGCTGGAGCTCGGCTTCGTGTTCGACAACCTCACGGCCGAGACGGAGGGCCTGGCCGGCCCGAACCCGCCGCAGGCGCTAGCCGACCGGATGCATCGCGCGTGGACCCGCTTCGCCGTCGACGGCGACCCCGGCTGGGAGCCTTTCACCCCGCCGAGCCGCGCGGTCATGGTCTTCGACGCCCCCGCCGACGAGATCGTCCGCGACCCCAACAGCCGCGACCGCAAGCTCTGGGAGTAA
- a CDS encoding oxygenase MpaB family protein has product MTDEADARTPAPLGPGSLTWRYFGDTRMILVGPRAGVLQNMLPALGQGVLDHSVFFAETFARVKRSAGPILDTVYGGERSAATGRRVRDYHREIKGEMPDGSRYHALDPETYYWAHATFLDNMLYGVETFIRPLGEDDKRRIYEESKTWFRMYGVSDRAMPDDWEAFQSYWKRMLDEEIVAHRTARYGVGYVTKGLPAPRKVPAPVWRAVSPPLNAAARFITVGGMHPRMRELLDLPWSAADERRHRRFAAAVRAAGRVWPLLPEAVRYLPPARRAFRRARRAGAVQEPERMRAS; this is encoded by the coding sequence ATGACGGACGAGGCCGACGCGCGGACCCCGGCCCCCCTCGGGCCCGGCTCGCTGACCTGGCGGTACTTCGGCGACACCCGGATGATCCTCGTCGGGCCCCGGGCGGGGGTGCTGCAGAACATGCTCCCCGCGCTCGGCCAGGGCGTCCTGGACCACTCGGTGTTCTTCGCCGAGACGTTCGCGCGGGTCAAGCGGTCCGCCGGCCCGATCCTGGACACCGTGTACGGCGGGGAGCGGTCCGCCGCGACGGGCCGCAGGGTCCGCGACTACCACCGCGAGATCAAGGGCGAGATGCCGGACGGCTCCCGCTACCACGCGCTCGATCCCGAGACCTACTACTGGGCGCACGCGACGTTCCTCGACAACATGCTGTACGGCGTCGAGACCTTCATCCGGCCGCTCGGCGAGGACGACAAGCGCCGGATCTACGAGGAGTCCAAGACCTGGTTCCGGATGTACGGGGTCAGCGACCGAGCCATGCCGGACGACTGGGAGGCGTTCCAGTCGTACTGGAAGCGGATGCTGGACGAGGAGATCGTCGCGCACCGGACCGCCCGGTACGGCGTCGGCTACGTGACCAAGGGGCTGCCCGCGCCGCGGAAGGTGCCGGCGCCGGTGTGGCGGGCGGTGTCGCCGCCGCTGAACGCCGCCGCGCGGTTCATCACGGTCGGCGGCATGCACCCGCGCATGCGCGAGCTGCTCGACCTGCCGTGGAGCGCCGCCGACGAGCGCCGCCACCGGCGGTTCGCGGCGGCCGTCCGCGCGGCGGGACGGGTGTGGCCGCTGCTGCCCGAGGCCGTCCGCTACCTGCCGCCGGCCCGCCGCGCCTTCCGCAGAGCGCGGCGGGCCGGAGCTGTTCAGGAGCCGGAGCGGATGCGCGCGTCGTAG
- the lhgO gene encoding L-2-hydroxyglutarate oxidase, producing the protein MAETRVGVVGAGIVGLAIARGLALARPGLKVTVLDKEDRVAAHQTSHNSGVAHAGLYYAPGSLKATLCRRGIGLLKEFCTDRNLPYVECGKLVVARDAAELGALEEIERRATANGVPGLRRLTGGALTEIEPHATGVAALHSPTTAIVDFPAVARAFARDVADAGGEVRLGFEVVRIGRAGDRVTAASPHEELTFDRLVICAGLHSDRVARLAGDSPAPAIIPFRGEYYRLVPSRTDLVRGLIYPVPDPRYPFLGVHFTRRVDGGVDIGPNAVLALAREGYRRRDVRPADLWDTIRWPGFRRLARRHWRTGARELYGSAVKRAFVAEARSFVPELTTADVAPAPAGVRAQAVDPDGSLVDDFRIGHLGPITTIRNAPSPAATSSLAIAELIAFSPPSGLAALHRR; encoded by the coding sequence GTGGCGGAGACACGGGTCGGCGTCGTCGGCGCGGGCATCGTCGGGCTGGCGATCGCGCGCGGGCTGGCGCTGGCGCGTCCGGGCCTGAAAGTGACGGTCCTCGACAAGGAGGACCGTGTCGCGGCCCACCAGACGAGCCACAACAGCGGCGTCGCCCACGCGGGCCTCTACTACGCGCCGGGGTCGCTGAAGGCGACCCTGTGCAGGCGCGGGATCGGCCTGCTCAAGGAGTTCTGTACTGACCGGAACCTGCCGTACGTGGAGTGCGGCAAGCTCGTCGTCGCCCGCGACGCGGCGGAACTCGGCGCCCTGGAGGAGATCGAGCGCCGCGCGACGGCCAACGGCGTCCCCGGGCTGCGGCGACTGACCGGCGGCGCGCTCACCGAGATCGAGCCGCACGCGACAGGCGTGGCGGCCCTGCACTCCCCCACCACGGCGATCGTCGACTTCCCGGCCGTGGCCCGCGCCTTCGCGCGGGACGTCGCCGACGCCGGCGGCGAGGTCAGGCTCGGCTTCGAGGTCGTGCGCATCGGCCGGGCGGGCGACCGCGTCACGGCCGCCTCCCCGCACGAGGAGCTGACCTTCGACCGGCTGGTGATCTGCGCGGGCCTCCACTCCGACCGCGTGGCGCGCCTCGCGGGCGACTCCCCCGCCCCGGCGATCATCCCGTTCCGGGGGGAGTACTACCGGCTCGTCCCGTCCCGGACGGATCTCGTGCGCGGCCTCATCTACCCCGTCCCCGACCCGCGCTACCCGTTCCTCGGCGTGCACTTCACCCGGCGCGTCGACGGCGGCGTGGACATCGGCCCGAACGCCGTCCTGGCCCTCGCCAGGGAGGGCTACCGGCGGCGCGACGTCCGTCCGGCGGACCTGTGGGACACGATCCGCTGGCCCGGCTTCCGCCGCCTGGCACGCCGGCACTGGCGCACGGGCGCGCGAGAACTGTACGGGTCAGCGGTCAAGCGGGCGTTCGTCGCCGAAGCACGCAGCTTCGTCCCCGAACTGACAACGGCCGACGTCGCCCCGGCCCCCGCCGGCGTCCGCGCCCAGGCAGTCGACCCCGACGGCTCCCTCGTGGACGACTTCCGCATCGGCCACCTGGGCCCCATAACCACCATCCGCAACGCCCCGTCCCCAGCCGCCACGTCCTCCCTAGCAATAGCGGAGCTAATTGCTTTCTCTCCTCCTTCGGGCCTGGCGGCCCTCCATCGTCGATAA
- a CDS encoding TetR/AcrR family transcriptional regulator produces MTTDATIAQELRDRLAAPDAAADDLDTRILDAALAEFETYGLRRVSVEDVAKRAGVARTTIYRRFTNKEQLLQAVILRECRRFLTAIAEATDDLPSPEDAVVEGFVVGLRSARTHPLMTRVLQSEPEAFLPQLSMNGGAVMLAARDILADRLRRARPDGAEDHDTVAEVLLRLAVSLLLIPGGGLALDDENAIRTFARIYLTRMLNPGGG; encoded by the coding sequence ATGACCACGGACGCGACCATCGCCCAGGAGTTGCGGGACCGGCTGGCGGCGCCGGACGCCGCCGCCGACGATCTCGACACCCGCATCCTGGACGCCGCGCTCGCGGAGTTCGAGACCTACGGGCTGCGCCGGGTCAGCGTCGAGGACGTCGCCAAGCGGGCCGGGGTCGCGCGCACCACCATCTACCGGCGGTTCACCAACAAGGAGCAGCTGCTCCAGGCCGTGATCCTGCGGGAGTGCCGCCGCTTCCTCACCGCGATCGCCGAGGCCACCGACGACCTGCCGTCGCCGGAGGACGCCGTCGTCGAGGGCTTCGTGGTCGGCCTGCGCAGCGCCCGCACCCACCCGCTGATGACGCGCGTCCTGCAGAGCGAGCCCGAGGCGTTCCTGCCGCAGCTCAGCATGAACGGCGGCGCGGTGATGCTCGCGGCCCGCGACATCCTCGCCGACCGCCTGCGCCGCGCCCGCCCCGACGGCGCCGAAGACCACGACACCGTGGCCGAGGTCCTCCTGCGCCTCGCCGTCTCGCTGCTCCTCATCCCAGGCGGCGGCCTGGCCCTGGACGACGAGAACGCCATCCGCACCTTCGCCCGCATATATCTGACGCGCATGCTGAACCCGGGTGGAGGGTGA
- the aroA gene encoding 3-phosphoshikimate 1-carboxyvinyltransferase codes for MSSPHWSAPVAHAPVDATVPLPGSKSMTNRALILAALAEAPTCITRPLHSRDTELMAGALRALGAGIGEDGDDWQVLPRRLEGPARVDVGLAGTVMRFLPPVAALASGEVFVDGDPRARERPMGPIITALRALGADIDDGGRDALPFTVRGSGSVAGGGVVIDASASSQLVSGLLLAAPRFDKGVEVRHEGPPVPSAPHLAMTVEMLRAAGAEVEARRNVWRVAPGPLRGGEVVIEPDLSNAAQFLGAALVTGGRVTVPGWPAETTQPGDALRGLLAAMGAEVTRGPDGLTVRGGDGFGGLDADLHEVGELTPVLAALAALAGSPSRLTGIAHLRGHETDRLAALVAEINGLGGDVRELPDGLEIRPRPLRGGVFRTYDDHRMVMAAALLGLAVPGIEVENPGTVGKTLPNFTRQWASMLAPA; via the coding sequence ATGTCCTCTCCGCACTGGTCCGCCCCGGTCGCCCATGCCCCGGTGGACGCCACCGTGCCGCTGCCCGGCTCGAAGTCGATGACCAACCGGGCACTGATCCTGGCCGCGCTCGCGGAGGCGCCCACCTGCATCACCCGGCCCCTGCACAGCCGCGACACCGAGCTGATGGCCGGCGCCCTCCGCGCGCTCGGCGCCGGCATCGGGGAGGACGGCGACGACTGGCAGGTGCTGCCGCGGCGCCTGGAGGGCCCGGCGCGCGTCGACGTCGGGCTGGCCGGGACCGTGATGCGGTTCCTGCCGCCGGTCGCCGCCCTGGCGTCCGGCGAGGTGTTCGTCGACGGCGACCCGCGCGCCCGCGAGCGGCCGATGGGCCCCATCATCACGGCGCTGCGCGCCCTCGGCGCCGACATCGACGACGGAGGGCGCGACGCGCTCCCCTTCACCGTCCGGGGCTCGGGCTCGGTGGCCGGGGGCGGGGTGGTGATCGACGCGTCGGCGTCGTCCCAGCTGGTGTCGGGGCTGCTGCTGGCCGCGCCGCGGTTCGACAAGGGCGTGGAGGTCAGGCACGAGGGCCCGCCGGTGCCGTCGGCGCCGCACCTGGCGATGACCGTCGAGATGCTGCGCGCGGCCGGCGCCGAGGTCGAGGCGCGGCGCAACGTCTGGCGGGTGGCGCCCGGCCCGCTGCGCGGCGGCGAGGTGGTGATCGAGCCGGACCTGTCGAACGCGGCGCAGTTCCTCGGCGCGGCGCTGGTCACCGGGGGCCGCGTCACCGTCCCCGGCTGGCCGGCCGAGACGACCCAGCCCGGCGACGCGCTGCGCGGGCTGCTCGCCGCGATGGGCGCCGAGGTGACCCGCGGGCCGGACGGGCTGACCGTGCGCGGCGGGGACGGGTTCGGCGGCCTCGACGCCGACCTGCACGAGGTCGGGGAGCTGACACCGGTGCTCGCGGCCCTCGCCGCGCTGGCGGGCTCGCCGTCGCGGCTGACGGGCATCGCGCACCTGCGCGGCCACGAGACCGACCGGCTCGCCGCGCTGGTCGCCGAGATCAACGGGCTGGGCGGCGACGTCCGTGAGCTGCCCGACGGGCTGGAGATCCGGCCGCGCCCGCTGCGCGGCGGCGTCTTCCGCACCTACGACGACCACCGGATGGTGATGGCGGCGGCCCTGCTCGGATTGGCCGTTCCCGGCATCGAAGTGGAGAATCCGGGCACCGTCGGCAAGACTCTTCCGAACTTCACCCGGCAGTGGGCGTCGATGCTGGCGCCCGCCTGA